In Mercenaria mercenaria strain notata chromosome 13, MADL_Memer_1, whole genome shotgun sequence, the DNA window aaaagttaacgttgtgacgaacgaactaactaactgaCAAACGagctaacggacagacagttgaaaactaatatgcctcccttcgggggcataaaaatacaaacaGAAAATTGATTTCCTAACCCTCCAGACAGGACAGAAATAACAATGGATTTCCTAGCCATCCCGAAAAGACAAAAATCACAATGGATTTCCTAGCCATCCTGACGGACTAGAAATTACAATGGATTTCCTAGACAGATTAAGATGGATTTCTAGCCATCATCCTGACTAGACAAAAATTACAATGGATTTCTTAGCCATTCTAACAGGACAGAAATTACAAAGGATTTCCTAGCCATCCTGACAAGACAGAAACTGGAAGATGCTTTtatagaaaagtgcatgtctcccccaaggcatagaagtcaataggggacagcaGAGAAAGTCCGAGAGACACCGATGGTTGGCAACAATTGGGATCATCTActtagcatgtccaatcatcctaagaagtttcaacattctgggcctagtggttctaaagttatggactggaaacTCTTTTCCAaattctggcccctgtgaccttgacctttgatcgagtgaccccaaaatcaataagggtcatctactctgcatgtccaatcatcctatgaagttccaacattttgggccaagtggttctcaacttattgATCGGAAAGAGTTTTCCCTGttaaggctcctgtgaccttgacctttgctcaaatgATCCCTCAAAAGGGATCATCCACGCTTAAGTCCTATcacactatgaagtttgaaggttctgagtcaaatggttctcaagttactgatcagaaacagttttccaatttctggcccctgtgaccctgaactttgatcaagtgacccaaaaatcaatactctgcatttccaatcatcctatgaagtttcaacattctgggtcgagtgattctcaagttattgatcagaaatggttttccatgttcagacctctgtcaccttgacctttgactgagtaaGCCCAAAaatattaggggtcatctactttgtaagccctatcacccatAACTACAATAGATTTCCTAGCTATCCTGACAAGACAGAAATTACAACACATTTCCTAGTCATCCTGATAAGACAGGAATCAAGATTGATTTCTCAACCTTCCTGACAGACCTAAAATTATAAAGGCTTTCCTAGTCATCCtgacaaaacagaaataataatggATTTCCTAGACCTCCTAACAAGACAAAATTATAAAGGCTTTCCTAGCTGTCCTCACAGGACAGAAATAATAATGGATTACCTAGCCTTCCTAGCAAGACATATGTAAAAGATCTTCATCCTGACTATACTAGAAATCAGGCATGACTTAAAGAACTAtgcctttagcctgctaaagtgattctgcctttgcgaccagtgcagaccaagaccagcctgcacaggtCGCACTGGTCTCAAAGTCTTCACAgtctgctattcagtcagtaaagtttcagtgaacacccctttgaatttttcagtgaacacccctttgaataataaatagtactgcccaaattgaatgatgggtaagggttaatgatatCTTTTAATCATCTAAAACTGTTATATCACAGAGAATgaatgacatttgacctttgagctaatgACCCCTTGATCAAAAGTGATCACCCTTTAAGATTTAATTGTCATAGGCCAACACATTTTCCATTAATTTACTGGAAATTGTTTTCACTCTCATGATAACTGGTCTTAACCAACAACCTCCTGGATATAAATACAACAGGAATCATCAACTGAACACAGATATATGAGAAGGGCTGCAtgctaattttgaaataacacgTAACCCAACCATGCTCCAGCTATTGATCAGAAACAATTTTAATTCTTTaaagtcatgtgaccttgacctttgaccttctaacACCTAAAACTATAGGAATCATCTAGTAAGCATAAGCactcatcctatgaaatttgacagTCCAAGGCAAAACCTTCTCCCCGTTATTTATaggaaaatgttttcagtctcaatgtcactaATTTTTTACTACCTGACCCTGCAAATAGAAAGAGGTCATCTAGTGTGTACAGCCAATCCTTCAATATAGTTCACTGCAGATccaagcattttctagttattgacTGGGAACAACAAAAACAACCATTCTTTTAACTagttatatttatgtaaatgtatgtttgttttgggttcaacaccatttttcaacagtacttcagttatgtaacgttGGGCAGTTAATCTAATCTGTGTTCACGAATTTCCTACCAGTACAAGTCTGTTCTCTGCATGTAACAGCCAACTCCATCAcatgtatgaatcagaggtgagggacaaatgatttcagacacaatatctattaccaaatcatcacagagaacatacgctgCAATTATGGTTATGGTTATAATCAGAACTGGGCAAACTGCTAATTGATTGTGTGAGGGTACttgaaagtttcatcaaaacatttttcCTGAAAGCTAAGGAAAAGTACTGCTGTATCTTCCAAAACCATCAATTAATTGTTTGTTGGCAAATCATAACTGAGACTGTAGCCTAGACTGCTGGCAAACCTAGGCTACAGGTAATTCATAACCTGGGTTTTTACACTTGATTAAACATACATACCTTTTGGTTTAGGTATACACGTCTGACTGCCAGCCTCATATATTAGGTCCCCTTcacatttacatttataactACCCTCTGTATTCTCACATGACTGTTTTTCCCCTGAACACAATGTCTTGTCCACCTCACATTCATTCACATCTACAATAAAATGAGAAAAGTTTTTCAACCATGAATCTGAATCTTTTGTTCTATATTTACActgtaaaatacaaactttatttCATGAAACCAAGCATTAGCAATATCACATAAGTTTAATTTTTATCTAACTTCAGGAAACAGTACACTTATATATATCTGTTTTGGGtttacagggctccagataagatgtgtattagcgtaaattacactttgaaataatgcatatatgcatgtctgataatttttaagcgtataaaaacgtatatgaaattacagaaacgcccACATTGACTTTTTACTagcataaacaaaatctgaatcgtctggatgctttacgTAACAGCacggtcggcattaattctcccacattaaAGGTACACaagcattgaatggtactctatacaGTATacacctaggttaaactatattaCACACTCAATGCGTGCGTAAATCAAATGGTTGGGAATTAATATGGATGGTatggtagtgtattttaaagtggTGTCAATTTAAGATATCAACTTCCAGTGCAGAGtgaacaacaaaaatgtctctttctatggaacaaacactctacgcattctttaaaccaactaAAATGAGCCCCAAAACAtagttaaaggtatattgaatattctattggatttggtagcgagtgtgaagccaaagtaagccaagggagaaaaaagaagcaaaaacttgaatgctgaattgaaaccatagtgaactgcaaacaaattcatgggggttacacccaataaatatgttataaaactgatttctgtttttttcacaATTACAAATTCTCAGGAGTAAtattactcctagtcaatttcagatttaccattttactcattcacaaaaattatgatgagtaaatactcataggccaaaaaaattatctggagccctggtttagaaatatttttcaaaagtatttcagttatgtaatggtggaaGATATCCTCACAAGACGTGTTCCTGGAGATTGTACTAGTAATAACCTATCCTCAGCATGTAACTGCTATTCTTAgtcattgtgtgaagtttgatAGCTGTACCTGTATAAATGCTTTCTCACTTACAGTTCGAAAACGAAAAAATTAGTTCAGTCAGCtccccatgaccttgacctttgagcaaatGATCCGAAAAGGAATAGGGATCTTCTTCTAATAGTACTAAGTCAGTGTGTAAAATATGAAAGCCATCGCTATTATACTTTATGTTTTAGAGgctggaaaccattttcagtctcctGGACACTGTGACCTATTGATCACAAATACAAAAGCAATCATCCTTAAGTGATCCTTAGACATCAGGCAAAGTTTGCACGCTTTAGTGATTATAATTTCTTTGAGTCTGGAAACAAAAAAAAGACCAGGTACTGCTTAGTCATCCTGTAAAACACTTGAAAGCTGTCCCTATTACACGTCCTGACATAGAGGCCCAAATTGGAAAATGTTGACAGCTGTACAGAGAATGCTGTTTCATAATATATTGCATTCTTTTTTCCGAAAAAggcatataaaaatcaaaatggcAATTTTCATTACCTATTTGACATATATAGGAATTAACATTGAATAACTGATTACTGGGACACATTCAAATCTAAAATCttcaagttgattttgccttaccTAAACAATTCTCATCTACTTTGTTATATCCTTCTTTGCATTCTTCACACTTATGTGAGCCATATCCATGGCAGCCGTGACATGACCTGTGGCAAGTAGCACAATGATACGACCCCTGTGTGTTAGTGCAGTACTGATTTTCATCACATGGCGTATCTGGACACTCATCTATATCCTGACATCCATCATTTTCAGACGTCGTCCAACCAGATTTACACTCATCACATCCTTTTGGTCCTGCCTCCCAGCATGTTGATTTACAGGAGACGTGGCATGCTGTACACTGAGTATGggtatcatttttattctccTCAAAATATCCATCTGTACATTCATCACAGAGGTCACCATGGTAACCAGAGTCACATTTACACTTTCCTGTACCCTCTCTCGTACCCTCTCCCTGACAAATCAAAAACAACGCTCTTATAACAGTCTCAACAACATTTCAACATAGTTCAACATTGCTATTTTAGATAAACATGGTTTAAGTAACTTAATATCAACAAGGACAGTTTTCACAgaaattttagtaaaaatgtgATTTCAGGAAAACAGAAAATCTAATATCAGCAATTATTAGATATAGAAGACAGAAATCTTTCAAAGCTCTCAAGAGAATTGCCTTTCATAAGGGTATCATAATATCAAAACTCCTCAAACCGATGGCAACCTCCATCGTatgtaaaaaagaacaatttagTTATGTGTCTTTATAACTGAACAATGTCATTCTctaaacaaatgaaatttatataactAACAACAGGTAACCAAACTCCATGTATCCAATTAAAGGTGTAACATGAGAACTACATTCTGTGATAGAACTTACATCACATTTTCCATTGCCCTTACAGGGTCTATTTTTTCCACCAGTACATTCATTACACTTGGGACCATAAGTATTGTCCGGGCAACATACTGAAATACAAACAAACCAACCTTAAGTACTGCTTAAGAGAAATTTAAGGCACAGAAGTGGGTTTTGGGCAAACATTTTCTATCGACCAGTACTGAGTAGTTTAAATCAGTATTATTAACTTCAGGCCCACTTTAACCtaaaaatttaagttgaaaagaggcattactctgtcaaaattcaaatcacagttatggggattgtttctcctggtgtagactttgatagtaaatgatattttaagtttcaagtcaaaagctttaatagtaacagagatatttgactttgtcaaaaactttaacaaaaaaatctaagttaaaaaggggcataactctgtcaaaattcaaaccagagttatgacgattgtttctcctggtttagactttgacagtaaataactgttttaattttcaagACAATAGcgttgatagtaacagagatatttgactatatcaaaaactttaaccaatggcgacggTAACGCCGGgacaagtgcaatagctctaaaAGTCGAGCTAAGAAAGATACCGACAttgatttttaatataaatatattatacacgAGAAATCTTATAAGAAATCTCAGTACATATTACATCACTTCCTCCAAGGTCTTACCTTTAATTTTATTGATACAAAACCATTCATGcatatcagcatcttcatttttAGCATGAATATTAAACCAAAACTCCTCTAAATCTTCTTCATGTTTTTCCAACATAAAATGACACTGAAAATACAAATTGCAGTGGCAAGTTGGTctttttgaattatatatatgtatttagtgTTGATGAGAAAACTAGCATATATATTGAGGATTAATAAGAAAACTATCAAAGCGCATGGAAttgtaacctttagcctgatggtGACGtatatttctgcctttgcgaccagtgcagaccaagatcagcctgcacatctgtgcagtctgatcatggtctgcactgttcgctgttcagtccgtaaattttcagcaaacaccccgtcgaataataaatggtactgcccaaattgaatgatggaccagtccatcaaGTTAAAGGTTAAGAACACAGTTTTCCATACATTAACAGTATGTAACATTCAAATAGGAAGCTAAGCAACTCCTCTTTATCTGAATGcttgaaatatatgtacatttactaTATACATTTACACTCATTACTAATACTAACACCTTTACCAGCAGCATGAAATGAACAAGGTGGTATGACAACTAAAATATATATCACACATTTTAACATCAGCTTTCAAACTGCAGACAAATGGACATTTTACAGTAACTAGTAAGATACATTTCTACAGACACTGAATATTTcctaatttttgataaaaagtaaCAGTACAATACCTCCTTACTATCATGCTTGCACAAGTAGTTGTCCCAAATCTCCACTAATCTTGTTTCACTGAAGAGGAAACGTATCTGTAAACACATCTGGTAGAAGTTTCAAAACAAAGGTTTGGagtaaaaagaaaactatttaaaatcaaaagaaatagctTAAAAACAACTTAGAGACACTTTCTAAACAACCTGTTGGAGTTACTTCTACTGTTTATGAAGGAAATTtatatatatgagaaatatgacagaaaaaacatAGAGACAGGAGCCAGTCTAAGGAGTGCACTACCACAagaaattttaattaatatttactaTACATGCTAACTGGCTATCAGTATATAATCAACAGATTTTTTAATTATTGAATAAAACAAACTTAATAAGATACCTATGAGCCCATGTACCAAGAGATTTCTCTTCCCATCTTGTGTTTCCTCCACCAAAATTTGATTTCTTTGTTTTCTCGAGACCCTGTAGTAACAGAAAGCTGACCTGTATACTATTCTTTGAAATAACTGAGATCTGCTTTAATATCTAGATATAATTTTACTTACTCTTCCATGCTTCATCAAAACTTAAAAGCTAGGCATAGATTTGCCAATTGGTAAAACTGCCCTTGGTGTTAAGCACAGAATGGAATCGTCCAAAGTGCGAATGCCGacaccaggtcgagtaggatagctctccatacttcctatagttgagctaaaaagtatatacatatatataaattaaggttcatgtaaagtgttttgagACTGCCCCTTtatacttattgtgtgcctaacatatatttctccaggtactcccagtgttaaaattgttacaaaatatgtacaattcaaaacattgcaaaaattgtaaaatgaaagtggaagtagagctgtcaaattaCTCACAATGACAAAATACTCTTATAAttaagaaaatatgtaagttaaccgTATTTCAATACtgggagtacctagataagtatgttaCATACACAAACAtaatgtatttaaagaaaaaatactgaaaaaaagttagatattttctacaaaatagaatagTGACAatcgaagtacatgtaattttagacaaaatacttattctcaaagaagcttacctttgtaTAATGTATTCCCTACTTCCTCTGAACAATTCAGTGTATTCATAATAAATAGTAACGGTCTATGaggaataaatttccaaaatcaaaattcatctGAGGGGTGGTCTCCAAACACTCTTGATGAACCTTAATTATCAGAGATGGaatcattacaaatacaaatatagtGGATTGAACCTGACTTGGCAGGGATTACGTCTGTGCACGCCGGGAATTTTGCTCTAGTTACCTGTCCTTGCGGATCTTGTCTGTTTCATTGCTAGGTCGGGTTCAATCCACTTCTGTTggttaaacttaaaaaaatggtgtcaggtCTACCTTGGCCAATTCtgaagattttaaatatttttaaaatcgaAAGCTGAGCGGTATTTGGTAACTATAAATCGAGggcaatagttttgcaccaagccctcgaaatGTAAATACCAAATACCCCACagctataaataaataatttcaaatacgagaaataacggtcaaatcacggTTGGTAGAAAACATGACGGCTTTATGTCCAGCACATGGTTTACAACAGGTGTAAAGAAGACAAAACCAACAGCAGAGCCAAAGATATACAGacgatatacaaatgtatttacctCCTTAAAATTTTCAATAATGCTTTTGCAAGTGCTGCATTTCTCCTTAGATGCAAAACATCTGTTTGTACTAATTGCAACAAGCACCACTGCATAGACAACATAGCTGATCATCACTTTTTTCACATTCAAGCCAACCATGGTGTTCAATTATGTTTTTACTGAAATCAActcgatttttttaaaacttagttcttcaaagttacaaagaGAATACAGACATAGTTCAATGCCCGGAATAAAGTGCTTCAGTGAAATAATGCTAGAAAACTCTGCAAATTCATTTGACAGCTGAAACTGAGCATGTTGTCATTATTATAACCAATCAAATTTCGCCACGCCATATTATCGAGACTGTTATTCAGGGGAAATTACTCTTACAATCCCAAATAACCGGAAACGGAAACAAAAGCCGGTTATTTGATCACTCTTTGTCATCATCGTTGTAGTTTGTTTTGTTGACACGCGTCgcaaaattatttgtttatgcTTGTTTTGACTGTTGAAAATTTGGCAGTTTCACGACATATATCTTTAACGCAACAATAATTATAGGTAAGGATGCAGGTATCGATATATTCAGATGAACATAAGATAGAATTTGTGATCCTTTTGATAATTATTTGACATTCATCAATTTCATGAGAAATCGCACGAAGTCCAGTAGCCTACGTCTCTATGATGACGCAATGTTAAATGTAATCAGATGTATTCAGTGAAAAATTTGCTACTTTCATTTCGTTCCATGTAAATGGATATTGTTCACAGACACTAAGTCTTGGCGTCACAGTAATCCCCTTTGCCAAATGTCAAACTCTGTATCTTTTAgcctatttaaaaatttttaggcAGTGGCTACAGAATCAGAATCAGTTCCCTAGACAGCAAACTTATTCATCCGGAACTGGTTCTCTAGCTAAAGTATCGTGCAtaggctagagaaccggaatttTATTCGAAAAGTAAAAAGTCCTTTAGAATTATCTTAtatctaatatgaaattaggcactgcctatctgacgggaaaacctagtcatacggattctttcttctttctgcataaattcttctttttgatattttctgttttgacagtaagcctggcGGTTTTGCTGTtgttataaaaattattacaaaggaaaatgttttaaaatgttttgtttaaatgaacgtagatcttatcatttcttcaaatgtgtcaagactagacagacaatggaaaatagtgttcatgagttaaagataatagtgatattttggtgctcagaatctagtcccaaaatgcaccccTAGGCCACCAATTAGTGAATTACATAGTactaatatttaaaactgttcagtatAGCCCCTTCGGTACATACCTACACTCGGCGCTATGCGCCCTAACAATCATGCCTTTGCtgtcaatttgtttctctaatacaaatttctgaatccgggaatgcacagtttcttttcagttcatttgttacaaatagtttttaaaaaagaaaaaaaaaacaataataaaaaaaaaaattacacattaAGCCTGCATAACATCACGCTCCACCTCATGTTCTTCTAATATTCTTTTGCAGTATTGATACCGGAACTTCCATAATCCTGTTGTTATCCTAAATACTGACTattgcaattcttttaaatgccattattgtcaaatgacactccTTTAGGACAAATTTTGGCCCACTTTTACAGCTATGGAAAACCTCTTGTATGTGAGAAATGAGAAACAACCATGcacatgtaaaattcttatttcaaattcattctaaaaAGTTCTTGAATTTTATCCATAACACGAACactcttggtcgaaattcaagaaatccaatTTAATTTACCTTACTCCTAACAGTCTTGGCCTCTTGGGGccttttttgaatatgattaagcataacctgggcaatacggacaattgaatttgccgcccctgtTAAAGGTTAATTTCCTAGCTCGATAGGGATCGTAGTTGAGGCCTCTtaagtttatagccaacatttttttccaagtgtaaaactctagtcaatgaattgatttttagctcaactattcgaagaataggggagctatcctactcgccccggcgtcagtgtgagcatcacacaaatgttaaagtttgtgtaccaccccaaatattttcaaagtcctactcgccccggcgtcagtgtgagcatcacacaaatgttaaagtttgtgtaccaccccaaatattttcaaagtccattgagatattgctttcatatcagacctggggtcaattactttaaaatgtaattaattaaattacaattacattgagaaatgtacaattaaattacaattaccattacatgaaatttagcaatgtatttaattaaattacaatgcaaaatgtaattaattacattcaattacaataccaaatgtggtgcttcttacatgtagcaaagttctttactttgtactacaTTTACATGATAATTCACCTGTAAActgatttcaattatttcaaaattagagttaagctcaaagtaaaatgTGTGTTTGCGGGAGAACATCACtcagtctttaatattattgcaaaaggagctaaaagtcagccctaattaatagttaatacattgtCAAACAGAATTCCGTTagagaagatgcatgtaaagtcaggtatttctctgAGATCTGAATTTCTCTCAAGTTTATGTGATCATGGTTCTGCAGTATGTTTCAAATTTCTTTAGTatagttcagtatttaatcatttacattttaaacatatatttaaagtttttatcctTGACACATGTTATCCAAAGgaccacattgaaaataagttgtaaaacattcatgagccatcctagaataactaggtcactaaaactgtagaatactcataatgtctacaataataatcatttttttatcttgttagaactgtgGTGTCAAATGCTGTGttgtttgtattatttaataCAACGAATTTTATCAcggataaaaatgattaaaattaaatgCCAAGCATTTCAATCTTTTCTCCGAtgaaaatctaaataatataattatgcaaataacaatttcaaatcatattttgatcattttctccaaaaacatagtgacaaacatcatcaaagattaccagttggttctaataaaacaattatatcagaacaaaggagctatgtccaagggattaacacctaccataatattctattgttatttttcacagctatgaaatgcaaattagcatgttaaagtgaagtgtcactggtaataaacagatatatactatttgttcaacaaactggattagcaTGTGCCATGTTATTGGAAAATAATTGTCCACTGTCCACTGACAGATCTTGTTtgagaaagtagttgcaatgtatgtgaaagactgtggaagggaggggagataagcaacatatgcttttccatgtctttgaatttttgtttacaggcagaacattggttaactttacacattattgatttctgttccaatatttgcaaaaattgtgataaatatcaataaaaaaaaatgttagagcATCAGGTCTGCCGAGGTTAGAAATCCGGACCTTGCGCTTGTGAAACATGTACGCTAACCATTAGACCACGGGGAACTGAGACATTATTtagtgataaaattatgtatataaataaattttgttacggCAGCATGtctaaattcattttactttgacatttttgaaattattggcttttcttcattaaaaatgataaattggCGATGATTTTgctattcaaacactgctgtaatgtatattattattcagtattggaaacaaaaagcgggccgcttgaatcatccataaactcgttgcatgaagaaacccgaataacaccgattccattaataccgcgaattttcaactcgttagAATACAATAGAATAAGAataatctgttttctttttcacatatCTATAATGGTTATGCGGCGCTGGATCGttcataagcaattttattttatcaaatgttgtcctgaaaattatttactgtGCGAACTGCCCGGCAGCAGTTCCAGGAATTAGgggtaaaaaacaacaacaataaacggtgaaggtatagaacatattcccaagttgaacggtatataggtttactttgacatatacacgtacacattatctatagacgtaaaaaaaccttcggttttccagTATTATCTGCatttactgtctccaaaagtgtgCTCGCCGTAAATGCAGATAATAGatataagataataatatgcatgatacttaccaagaaacaaagtggattttggcagcattatgcatagaaataaaattccggttccctaacCTATACACGATATTTTGGCCAGAGAACCGGTTCTGGACGAAAAAGtttgctgtctagggaaccgattctggttctctagccactgcctatttaaaaataaacaatgaaaccATTTTACTTTATacttataatatgaaataaggtccttcctaaaaggcagagctccctcgaaaaatcaccagtgccccataAAACTTAAAGAAGTGGTGTTATTGCAATGGCTGTAAATATCTTGAATTATGGATCTGTTTTAGGAAGTTTGTGTTCTATTATTACAGTTAACTGTATTAATGATAGTCCATAATTTCTGAATGCAATACATGATGTGTACGCTTGTTTTGTCTTAGActgcattaaaattaaatctcAACATGTGAACAATTgacaaatattctaaacaaaagaaaGTTTGGTAATGCtatacatctgcaccaagatgaaGAGAAAATTTCTGTTATTCATATTGAAGCATACtgtatcaacaattttacatagaTTATTATCATAGTTCTAAACCAATCACTAATAAtaaatgcttcaaatttaaaagcttggcctgtgatttttttttaacccaattGAATCTCATCAGGCCTATAGCCTAATTAAAGTAATTGTGTCTCTTTTCGGGTGAATGTTTGGAAATGAAGAcctaatgtaaatatttcatgttccAATTCCAATGTTTACAGAAAATTGAGAAATCAGAATTTACATAATCCTGGGATCATAGa includes these proteins:
- the LOC123529941 gene encoding cysteine-rich with EGF-like domain protein 2 isoform X2 — translated: MVGLNVKKVMISYVVYAVVLVAISTNRCFASKEKCSTCKSIIENFKEGLEKTKKSNFGGGNTRWEEKSLGTWAHSETRLVEIWDNYLCKHDSKECHFMLEKHEEDLEEFWFNIHAKNEDADMHEWFCINKIKVCCPDNTYGPKCNECTGGKNRPCKGNGKCDGEGTREGTGKCKCDSGYHGDLCDECTDGYFEENKNDTHTQCTACHVSCKSTCWEAGPKGCDECKSGWTTSENDGCQDIDECPDTPCDENQYCTNTQGSYHCATCHRSCHGCHGYGSHKCEECKEGYNKVDENCLDVNECEVDKTLCSGEKQSCENTEGSYKCKCEGDLIYEAGSQTCIPKPKEGEEENDEGEKSLEKEEL
- the LOC123529941 gene encoding cysteine-rich with EGF-like domain protein 2 isoform X1; the protein is MVGLNVKKVMISYVVYAVVLVAISTNRCFASKEKCSTCKSIIENFKEGLEKTKKSNFGGGNTRWEEKSLGTWAHSETRLVEIWDNYLCKHDSKECHFMLEKHEEDLEEFWFNIHAKNEDADMHEWFCINKIKVCCPDNTYGPKCNECTGGKNRPCKGNGKCDGEGTREGTGKCKCDSGYHGDLCDECTDGYFEENKNDTHTQCTACHVSCKSTCWEAGPKGCDECKSGWTTSENDGCQDIDECPDTPCDENQYCTNTQGSYHCATCHRSCHGCHGYGSHKCEECKEGYNKVDENCLDVNECEVDKTLCSGEKQSCENTEGSYKCKCEGDLIYEAGSQTCIPKPKEPPKPSKSKDSKDREKKGRKTDKDKPGLLLLLGMLVVFYICGSIVQWNFIIVFCLSIVFGVFLYWFGLQHEAL